From the Alteromonas sp. CI.11.F.A3 genome, the window GCGCCATTATCCGATGATGAGGGCGTGGCGATATTACCCGAACGTAAAATACCTTACGACCAGTTGATACTGGCGATTGGCAGTGTCAGCAACGACTTTGGTACGCCAGGCGTTGCACAGCATTGCTACTTTCTTGATTCACTGGTGCAAGCCGAGCGATTTCATCGTGGCTTGTTAAATCAGCTTATTCGTATTAATCAGCAGGAAGATGAGAATAGCTTTATTAAAGTGGCTATTGTGGGCGCGGGTGCGACGGGCACTGAATTAGCCGCTCAGCTTCATCATGTCGCTAACTTATCGAAAACCTACGGCATGCCAGGCATGTCAGCGTCTCGTTTAAAAATCACCATTGTAGAAGCCGGTGAGCGAATACTGCCCGCATTGCCTGAGCGTATCGCCAATTCAGCCCGTAAGGCGCTGCATAAGCTTGGTGTGGATATTAAAGAGCGCACCATGGTGGCTGAAGCTGATGAAAATGGCCTCATTACCAAAGACGGCAGTCGTGTGGATGCTGATTTGATGGTGTGGGCGGCAGGCGTTAAAGCGCCGGATTTCGTCACCAAAATGGGTATCTTTGAGACTAATCGCGCAAACCAAATTCTTGTTAATGAACACTTGCAAAGTACTGGCGACGGTAACATTTGGGTCATTGGCGATTGCTGTGGTTTCAAGCAAGAAAATGGTAAGTGGGTACCACCAAGAGCGCAGTCTGCGCATCAAATGGCAAACACGGCGGCAGACAATATTATTGCATTGCGTCGGGGTAAAGAATTAAAAGGCTACGTTTATAAAGATTATGGCTCGTTAGTGCATTTAAGTAACTACAGCACAGTAGGAAGCTTAATGGGCTCGCTTTCAAATTCAAGCATGTTTATTGAAGGTCGTTTAGCGAAGATAGTTTATATTTCTTTGTACAACATGCATCAATTTGCTGTGCACGGAAAGCTTAGAGGTGCGCTTAAACTGCTACTCAAGAAGCTGAGTTATGCAATTAGCCCCAAGTTAAAGCTACATTAATTTATAAGGTATGAGTCATGCTTAGGTAAGTCTATTGAGCCTGTTAACGTAAAAAGCCCGCATTAGCGGGCTTTATTGTTTTATAAGCGTTTAGCTTACTGTTTAACACCTTCAACGTGAAGTGAAAGCTCAACAGTTTGTGAGGCTGGGCCTAAGTCGTAGTCAATACCATAGTCTTTTAAGGCAATAGTGGTGGTGCCTGAAAAGCCAGCACGATAGCCACCCCATGGATCGCTACCTTCACCAATCTTTTTAGCTTCTATAGTAACGGGTTTAGTCACACCATGCAGCGTAAGGTTACCCGTAATGTCTAACATGCCGTTGCCTTTGTCAGTCACGTTAGTGCTAACGAATTTGGCTTCTGGGAAATCATCTGCATTCAAAAAGTCGTCGCCTCTTAAATGCTTATCTCGTTCTGAATGGTTTGAGTCTACGCTATCGGTTTCGATAGTCACCGATACAGACGCCGCAGCAGGGTTATTTTCATCGTAGCTAAAGGTGCCTTTAAAGTCGTTAAAGCGTCCTGTTAGCCATGAGTAACCTAAATGCTGAATTTTGAAATTAACAGATGCATGAGCACCTTTTGAGTCAATAATATAATCAGCGGCGTGAGCTGAACTTAGCGCTGAATTTAGTGCTATGGCCGTCACGATTGCAAGTGTTAACTTCTTCATAAAATCTCCTTAATATCAGTATTTAGCGAAGCCTTAACATCTGCTTCAGTGTGTCGTCTTTATCAATGAAATGGTGTTTCAATGCCGCCAACCCGTGTAAAGAAGCCAGCACGATTAATGTCCAAGCTAGGTAAAAGTGAACCTCGCCGGCCAGGTCTTCTTGGTTTTCAATAAATGCGCCAAGCCCTGGCACTGCAAACCAATCGAATACTTCTATGGCTCTGCCATCGGCGGTTGAAATAAGGTAGCCCGAGGTAAAAAGCGCTAAAAGGACAATATAAATAGCACTGTGTCCTAATTTACTCGCTAATTTCTCAAACTTGCTACCAAAAGTCGGTGGTCTCTGGGTAGATGCGCGCGAAATCAGCCTAACTAACGTTATTGCGAACAACAGAAGCCCTACACTT encodes:
- a CDS encoding NAD(P)/FAD-dependent oxidoreductase translates to MQKIVVVGGGAGGLELVSRLSRTLGRKNEAEITLVDRSRTHIWKPLLHEVAAGVIDKHSDGVDYAIHAAAHHYRFQLGSMCAIDAEAKTITLAPLSDDEGVAILPERKIPYDQLILAIGSVSNDFGTPGVAQHCYFLDSLVQAERFHRGLLNQLIRINQQEDENSFIKVAIVGAGATGTELAAQLHHVANLSKTYGMPGMSASRLKITIVEAGERILPALPERIANSARKALHKLGVDIKERTMVAEADENGLITKDGSRVDADLMVWAAGVKAPDFVTKMGIFETNRANQILVNEHLQSTGDGNIWVIGDCCGFKQENGKWVPPRAQSAHQMANTAADNIIALRRGKELKGYVYKDYGSLVHLSNYSTVGSLMGSLSNSSMFIEGRLAKIVYISLYNMHQFAVHGKLRGALKLLLKKLSYAISPKLKLH
- a CDS encoding YceI family protein, which translates into the protein MKKLTLAIVTAIALNSALSSAHAADYIIDSKGAHASVNFKIQHLGYSWLTGRFNDFKGTFSYDENNPAAASVSVTIETDSVDSNHSERDKHLRGDDFLNADDFPEAKFVSTNVTDKGNGMLDITGNLTLHGVTKPVTIEAKKIGEGSDPWGGYRAGFSGTTTIALKDYGIDYDLGPASQTVELSLHVEGVKQ
- a CDS encoding cytochrome b, translating into MKKRWPLWLILIHWLTLLVVIGMFASGLWMVDLTYYSDWYKTAPHWHKSVGLLLFAITLVRLISRASTQRPPTFGSKFEKLASKLGHSAIYIVLLALFTSGYLISTADGRAIEVFDWFAVPGLGAFIENQEDLAGEVHFYLAWTLIVLASLHGLAALKHHFIDKDDTLKQMLRLR